A region from the Methylocella sp. genome encodes:
- a CDS encoding GH25 family lysozyme: MRQFSISLLTLALMLVVAGCTGGGLDDESLPRPSDYEIHGIDVSKYQGDIDWNSVRASGVQFAWIKATEGGDRLDEKFAQNWEGAKAAGIPRGAYHFAYWCRPAEEQAAWFKANVPNDPDALPPVLDVEWNGQSKTCPKRLPREVAIEQMKIILAAMEEAYGKKPVIYTSIDFHRDVMQGEFNDYTIWVRSVKCHPALKYGARRWRFWQHTAEGHVAGIRGYVDRNAFNGTVADWQAWLKMAARA; encoded by the coding sequence ATGCGGCAATTTTCAATTTCCCTTTTAACGCTCGCGCTCATGCTTGTCGTCGCCGGCTGCACTGGCGGCGGTCTCGATGATGAATCTTTGCCGCGGCCTTCCGATTACGAAATTCATGGCATCGACGTTTCGAAATATCAGGGCGATATAGATTGGAATAGCGTTCGCGCTTCAGGCGTTCAGTTCGCCTGGATTAAAGCCACCGAGGGCGGAGATCGTCTGGACGAGAAATTCGCGCAAAATTGGGAGGGGGCGAAGGCTGCAGGCATACCGCGCGGGGCCTATCATTTTGCCTATTGGTGCCGCCCCGCGGAAGAGCAGGCGGCATGGTTCAAGGCTAATGTGCCGAACGATCCGGACGCTTTGCCGCCTGTTCTCGATGTCGAATGGAACGGGCAATCGAAAACCTGTCCCAAACGCCTGCCGCGCGAGGTAGCCATCGAGCAGATGAAAATCATCCTCGCCGCGATGGAGGAAGCCTATGGCAAGAAGCCGGTCATCTATACTTCAATCGATTTCCACCGTGACGTGATGCAGGGTGAGTTCAACGATTATACGATCTGGGTTCGCAGCGTGAAATGCCACCCGGCGCTGAAATATGGCGCGCGGCGTTGGCGGTTCTGGCAACACACGGCGGAAGGCCATGTCGCAGGCATCCGCGGCTATGTCGATCGCAATGCGTTCAACGGCACAGTCGCTGATTGGCAGGCCTGGCTGAAGATGGCCGCTCGGGCTTAA